In Spirosoma aureum, a single genomic region encodes these proteins:
- a CDS encoding FtsX-like permease family protein, translated as MANHTPTPPAWADRLLAWLCPPHLLEELLGDLHEQFAEQVTDLGEQKARQLYVVEIVKFIRPYFLKRRVGHFAQPMSIPVSQGAHRFKTNEFPQPFFLHPDMLRNYAKIAFRTLWRSKGYATINVVGLAVAFCISLFLFLIAYLQLTFDSFHEDGDRIFQTYFFSNDPEQASRSAGMPLPLMPALKTDYPEIEAAARFIVVRKSLVEYKGRYFDKSVYLTDPDFFKLFSFPLRKGNPESALRDLSNVVISENMAQTLFGIEDPMGKPVELGSDGNRKQYIVSGVLADAPYNSTIHYDALIRVENLPDYQSAKDSWGASSHQVFVKLPPNIDQTTFESRLKAFAVKYFHGSLDDLKKKGAKPDERGDVFAVRLQKLADVHFGRELSGGKGAPIALIYVLMGIAFFILLIACINFINLSVARSFTRAKEVGIRKSLGALKKQLFVQIWGESTVICLIGFGVGLLLSYLLLPVFNATFDSKLTLDYVAQPGFIGLMLLVFALITFVAGGYPAWQMAKFNPVEVLKGKISLKRPGILRNSLIVTQFTLSCLLTCCTIIALQQIDFLRQQPLGFQKEQVISIPVGSQVNGRQVLQRLRNKLASDPTVLAITGSGVNLGKGKDRVTARGVLGITYKGKDIATDWLLVDYDYLKTLNIKLLAGRDFDRAYPTDSVNRVVITESMARMMGEANAVGTLLRDDHDTSGVKSQIIGIISDFHLYSLADENKPITMHLSHNEAIHYVFVRVAPQNLANSMDKLKNVWKEVAPQSEFMGSFLDENVDAWYQDEEMLSRVFSLAASIAILLSCIGLFAIALMVIEQRTKEIGIRKVLGASTPTIILVLSKDFIKLVIIALGIAIPLAWYGMHTWLKGYPFRIEISAWVFVVVALAAILITFATVSFHSIKAALMNPVKSLRSE; from the coding sequence ATGGCAAATCATACACCAACTCCCCCGGCCTGGGCCGATCGCTTATTAGCATGGCTGTGTCCACCTCATTTGCTGGAAGAACTGCTGGGTGATCTGCACGAGCAGTTTGCCGAACAGGTAACCGACCTGGGCGAACAAAAAGCACGACAACTGTATGTGGTGGAGATCGTCAAATTCATTCGTCCTTATTTTTTAAAGCGACGAGTGGGCCATTTTGCGCAGCCGATGAGCATCCCCGTTTCTCAGGGGGCGCATCGCTTTAAAACCAATGAATTTCCTCAACCCTTTTTTCTCCATCCAGACATGCTACGTAATTATGCAAAGATCGCCTTTCGTACTCTCTGGCGAAGCAAAGGGTATGCTACAATCAATGTGGTTGGCCTTGCCGTTGCTTTCTGCATCAGCTTATTCCTGTTTCTGATTGCGTATTTACAGCTCACTTTTGATTCTTTTCATGAGGATGGTGACCGTATTTTTCAGACCTATTTTTTCTCGAATGATCCGGAGCAGGCCAGTAGGTCGGCAGGTATGCCCTTACCCCTCATGCCTGCTTTAAAGACTGACTATCCGGAAATAGAGGCCGCGGCAAGATTTATTGTTGTCCGGAAAAGTCTGGTGGAGTATAAAGGGCGTTATTTTGATAAAAGCGTTTATCTCACGGACCCGGATTTTTTTAAACTCTTCTCCTTTCCGTTACGCAAAGGAAATCCGGAAAGCGCCCTGCGTGATTTAAGCAATGTTGTTATCAGCGAGAATATGGCCCAAACGCTATTCGGTATCGAAGATCCGATGGGCAAACCCGTAGAACTCGGCAGTGATGGCAACCGAAAGCAATATATCGTGTCGGGAGTATTGGCTGATGCCCCCTACAACTCAACGATTCATTACGACGCGTTGATTCGGGTCGAGAATCTTCCGGATTATCAGTCAGCGAAAGACAGTTGGGGGGCAAGCTCGCATCAGGTCTTTGTGAAATTACCCCCCAATATTGACCAGACCACGTTTGAAAGCCGATTAAAGGCGTTTGCTGTCAAATACTTTCATGGGTCTCTGGATGACCTCAAAAAGAAAGGTGCAAAACCCGATGAAAGGGGCGATGTGTTTGCGGTCCGGTTGCAGAAACTGGCTGACGTTCACTTTGGTCGGGAATTATCAGGCGGAAAAGGAGCACCCATTGCCTTGATCTATGTGTTGATGGGCATTGCCTTTTTTATTCTGCTGATTGCCTGCATCAACTTCATTAATCTGAGCGTGGCACGGTCGTTTACACGGGCAAAGGAAGTGGGCATCCGGAAGTCGCTGGGCGCATTGAAAAAGCAGCTTTTTGTTCAGATCTGGGGCGAATCGACCGTGATTTGTTTGATTGGTTTTGGGGTTGGTCTATTGCTTTCCTACCTACTTTTACCGGTTTTCAATGCCACATTTGATAGCAAACTAACCCTGGATTACGTAGCCCAACCTGGCTTTATCGGGTTAATGCTGCTCGTATTTGCGCTGATCACTTTTGTCGCAGGTGGATATCCGGCCTGGCAGATGGCGAAGTTTAATCCGGTTGAGGTGCTGAAAGGAAAAATTTCGCTGAAACGTCCCGGTATTTTGCGCAACTCACTCATTGTTACGCAGTTTACACTGTCTTGCCTGCTGACCTGCTGTACGATTATTGCGCTTCAGCAAATCGATTTTCTGCGGCAGCAACCACTTGGCTTTCAGAAAGAACAGGTAATCAGTATTCCGGTAGGGAGTCAGGTAAACGGGCGGCAGGTATTGCAACGGCTGCGCAATAAATTAGCTTCTGATCCTACCGTGTTGGCCATAACCGGTTCTGGTGTCAATTTAGGAAAGGGCAAGGATCGGGTTACTGCAAGAGGTGTGCTTGGCATCACCTACAAAGGGAAAGACATTGCAACCGACTGGCTGCTTGTTGATTATGACTACCTCAAAACGTTGAATATTAAACTTTTGGCGGGTCGGGATTTTGATCGGGCTTATCCGACAGATTCGGTGAATCGGGTAGTCATTACCGAAAGTATGGCCAGAATGATGGGAGAGGCAAATGCGGTCGGAACCCTTCTTCGTGATGATCATGATACATCGGGGGTCAAATCGCAGATTATTGGCATCATTTCTGATTTTCACCTCTATTCACTCGCCGACGAGAATAAACCAATTACCATGCATCTCTCACATAATGAGGCTATTCATTATGTATTTGTTCGGGTAGCGCCCCAGAATCTGGCGAATTCGATGGATAAGCTAAAAAACGTCTGGAAGGAAGTGGCCCCTCAATCGGAGTTTATGGGCTCTTTTCTGGATGAAAATGTCGATGCCTGGTATCAGGATGAAGAAATGTTGTCCAGGGTTTTTAGCCTGGCTGCCAGCATCGCCATTCTGTTGTCGTGTATTGGTCTGTTTGCCATTGCATTGATGGTCATCGAGCAGCGTACCAAAGAAATTGGTATTCGGAAGGTGCTCGGTGCGAGTACACCGACTATTATCCTCGTTCTTTCCAAAGACTTTATTAAGCTGGTGATCATCGCTTTGGGGATAGCCATACCACTCGCCTGGTATGGTATGCACACGTGGTTGAAAGGTTATCCGTTTCGAATCGAGATTAGTGCATGGGTATTTGTCGTGGTTGCGCTGGCCGCTATCCTCATTACATTCGCAACGGTAAGTTTTCATAGTATCAAGGCAGCTTTGATGAATCCGGTAAAATCATTGCGTTCCGAATAA
- a CDS encoding PadR family transcriptional regulator, which translates to MGRAYLGEFEELVLLAVAVLQGDAYGVVIAAELKQRTNRISSLSGVHIALYRLEEKGFVSSELGGATMNRGGHRKRLFTVTATGRQTLNEMRIVHNDLWDSIPTPSLA; encoded by the coding sequence ATGGGCCGAGCCTACTTAGGTGAATTCGAGGAACTGGTTTTATTGGCCGTGGCTGTATTGCAGGGAGACGCTTACGGAGTCGTTATTGCTGCTGAGCTGAAACAACGCACGAATCGAATTAGTAGCCTCAGTGGTGTACATATCGCGCTTTACAGGCTAGAGGAAAAAGGCTTTGTTTCTTCAGAACTTGGAGGGGCTACCATGAACCGAGGTGGGCATCGGAAGCGGTTGTTTACCGTTACGGCAACAGGAAGGCAAACACTGAATGAGATGCGGATTGTACATAACGACCTCTGGGACTCTATTCCTACTCCTTCTCTGGCATAA